In Anomalospiza imberbis isolate Cuckoo-Finch-1a 21T00152 unplaced genomic scaffold, ASM3175350v1 scaffold_61, whole genome shotgun sequence, the following proteins share a genomic window:
- the RNASEH2A gene encoding LOW QUALITY PROTEIN: ribonuclease H2 subunit A (The sequence of the model RefSeq protein was modified relative to this genomic sequence to represent the inferred CDS: deleted 1 base in 1 codon), translating to MALSALQRDPAAGGRFASAVPDPCRRRPCALGVDEAGRGPVLGPMVYAICYCPVEQLEELEALGVADSKTLSEAERERRFGLLEAAGDLVGWALQVLPPDHISACMQQRAKYNLNELSHDTATELIQFALDSGVQVAQVFLDTVGPAEKYEAKLRQRFPGLGVTVRPKADALFPVVSAASICAKVARDRAVLHWNFVEDLGDPDRDYGSGYPNDPKTKEWLRRNLEPVFGFPRLVRFSWGTAQALLRTGGGPGAVG from the exons ATGGCGCTGTCCGCGCTGCAGCGGGACCCGGCGGCCGGGGGTCGCTTCGCCTCCGCCGTGCCCGACCCGTGCCGCCGCCGGCCCTGCGCGCTCGGCGTGGACGAGGCGGGCCGGGGGCCGGTGCTCG GGCCGATGGTTTACGCGATCTGCTACTGCCCCGTGGAGCaactggaggagctggaggcgCTGGGGGTGGCAG ACTCGAAGACGCTGTCGGAGGCGGAGCGGGAGCGGCGCTTCGGGCTCCTGGAGGCTGCGGGGGATTTGGTGGGGTGGGCGCTGCAGGTGCTGCCCCCCGACCACATCTCGGCCTGCATGCAGCAGCG aGCCAAGTACAACCTGAACGAGCTGTCCCACGACACGGCCACGGAGCTCATCCAGTTCGCGCTCGACTCGGGGGTGCAGGTGGcccag GTGTTCCTGGACACGGTGGGGCCGGCAGAGAAGTACGAGGCGAAGCTGCGGCAGCGCttcccggggctgggggtcacCGTGCGCCCCAAGGCCGACGCCCTGTTCCCCGTGGTCAGCGCGGCCAGCATCTGCGCCAAG GTCGCCCGGGACCGGGCCGTGCTCCACTGGAACTTCGTGGAAGATTTG GGGGACCCCGACCGCGACTACGGCTCCGGATACCCCAACG ACCCCAAGACCAAGGAGTGGCTGAGGAGGAACCTGGAGCCGGTGTTCGGCTTCCCCCGCCTCGTCCGCTTCAGCTGGGGCACGGCGCAGGCGCTGCTGCGCaccggggggggtcccggtgcagTG ggcTGA